One genomic window of Campylobacter fetus subsp. fetus includes the following:
- a CDS encoding nicotinate phosphoribosyltransferase: protein MNLILNTDGYKPSHYLQYPNDIKYVSSYIESRGGRWNRVLFYGLQMFLMEYLSKKITQDDILEAKDFMKIYGLPFNEEGWRYIVDEHGGALPLEIEAVKEGSIVQTDNVLLQIRNTDPKLPWLAGYLETAILRAIWYPVAVATNSYFCKQNILQFLNETGTPELIDFCLHDFGARGVSSFESAGIGGSAHMVNFKGSDTITGAVFAKKYYDADMAAFSIPASEHSTMTTWGKERENEAYKNMVDKFSSGIFACVIDSYDTLNAIDLWGKLFDEVKANGGRVVLRPDSGNPVTMASECLEKMMDIAGFSVNQKGYRVLPNHVRLIYGDGINPQSLVDILNELKLRKISADNIVFGMGGALLQHLNRDTLRFAMKANAVSKDGEHWIDVKKDPITDPSKRSKSGRLALVRKGNLFKTVRLNELKKEENKLKPVFKDGKILSKVSFDDIRARVKEFN, encoded by the coding sequence ATGAATTTGATACTAAACACAGACGGCTATAAACCTTCACATTATCTTCAGTATCCAAACGATATAAAATACGTAAGCTCTTACATAGAATCGCGCGGCGGTAGGTGGAATAGAGTACTATTTTATGGTTTGCAAATGTTTTTAATGGAGTATCTAAGCAAGAAAATAACACAAGATGATATCTTAGAAGCTAAAGATTTTATGAAAATTTACGGACTTCCTTTTAATGAAGAGGGCTGGAGATATATCGTAGATGAACACGGCGGCGCACTTCCTCTTGAGATAGAAGCGGTAAAAGAAGGTAGCATAGTTCAAACAGATAATGTGTTGTTGCAGATACGAAATACCGATCCAAAGCTTCCATGGTTGGCAGGTTACTTAGAAACTGCTATTTTAAGGGCTATTTGGTATCCAGTTGCTGTGGCTACGAATAGTTATTTTTGCAAACAAAACATTTTGCAATTTTTAAATGAGACCGGAACTCCTGAGCTTATCGACTTTTGTTTGCATGATTTTGGTGCGCGCGGCGTGAGTAGCTTTGAGAGTGCGGGGATCGGTGGAAGTGCTCATATGGTAAATTTTAAAGGCTCAGATACGATAACTGGAGCCGTATTTGCTAAAAAGTATTATGACGCCGATATGGCGGCATTTAGTATCCCGGCAAGCGAGCATAGTACGATGACTACTTGGGGAAAAGAGCGCGAAAATGAAGCTTATAAAAATATGGTGGATAAATTTAGCAGTGGTATTTTTGCTTGCGTGATAGATAGCTACGATACGCTAAATGCGATAGATCTTTGGGGAAAGTTATTTGATGAGGTAAAAGCTAATGGCGGTCGCGTCGTGCTTCGCCCAGATAGCGGAAATCCAGTAACTATGGCTAGTGAGTGCTTAGAAAAGATGATGGATATAGCTGGATTTAGCGTAAATCAAAAGGGTTATCGCGTACTTCCAAATCACGTCAGACTGATTTATGGAGACGGTATAAATCCGCAAAGTTTAGTCGATATTTTAAACGAGCTAAAACTTAGAAAGATAAGCGCGGACAATATAGTTTTTGGTATGGGTGGAGCGCTTTTGCAACACCTTAACCGCGATACTCTTAGATTTGCTATGAAAGCAAATGCAGTATCAAAAGACGGTGAGCATTGGATAGATGTAAAAAAAGATCCTATCACCGATCCTTCAAAACGTTCAAAATCTGGACGTCTTGCGTTGGTGAGAAAAGGAAATTTGTTTAAAACGGTTCGATTAAATGAGCTAAAAAAAGAAGAAAATAAACTAAAACCGGTTTTCAAAGACGGTAAAATTCTAAGTAAAGTAAGTTTTGATGATATCAGAGCTAGGGTTAAAGAATTTAATTAA
- the rplD gene encoding 50S ribosomal protein L4, with translation MSKIAVLNEKFEKTSEIELPASYAEVNSHNLYLYVKSYLAGIRANSAHTKGRSDVSGGGKKPWRQKGRGGARAGSTRTNVWVGGAVAFGPKNNRNYDQKVNKKQKRLALEFALNDKVANGKFFAVDSIEISSGKTKDAASIINKLGVRDALIIKNELDAKTLLAFRNLANCYVIDASEVNAYLVSVYSAVIAEKAALQSIVKEG, from the coding sequence ATGAGTAAAATAGCCGTTTTAAACGAAAAATTTGAAAAAACAAGCGAGATTGAACTTCCAGCAAGTTACGCTGAAGTAAATTCGCATAATTTATATTTATATGTTAAAAGCTACCTTGCTGGTATAAGAGCAAATTCAGCCCACACTAAAGGTCGCTCAGATGTAAGTGGTGGTGGTAAAAAGCCTTGGAGACAAAAGGGTCGCGGCGGTGCTCGTGCTGGTTCAACTAGAACTAACGTATGGGTAGGCGGTGCAGTTGCATTTGGTCCAAAAAACAACAGAAATTATGATCAAAAAGTTAATAAAAAACAAAAAAGACTTGCTCTTGAGTTTGCTTTAAATGACAAAGTTGCAAACGGCAAATTTTTTGCGGTTGATAGCATAGAAATATCAAGCGGCAAGACAAAAGATGCAGCATCTATCATCAATAAACTCGGTGTAAGAGATGCACTTATCATCAAAAATGAACTTGATGCAAAAACACTTTTAGCATTTAGAAATTTAGCAAATTGCTACGTTATAGATGCTAGCGAAGTAAATGCATATTTGGTTTCAGTTTATAGTGCGGTTATAGCTGAAAAAGCAGCACTACAATCTATCGTAAAAGAGGGCTAA
- the cdtB gene encoding cytolethal distending toxin nuclease subunit Cf-CdtB, which yields MRNVIMIIFIATLGFAKPEDYKIATWNLQGSSAITESKWNISVRQIISGENPADILAVQEAGNLPQTALPTGRSINQGGTIVTEHLWQLGSISRPFQVYIYYAQIDTGANRVNLAIVSRIKADEIIILPPPTVASRPLIGIRIGNDVFFNIHALANGGVDAPAIINSVFDRFRNMPNITWMILGDFNRSPESLRGTLGLETRVRVTFLAPPAPTQRSGGTLDWAIVGNSAGDLVRTTLVAVLMLANLRTHLVSDHFPVNFRKFGDN from the coding sequence ATGCGAAATGTTATTATGATTATATTTATAGCAACTTTAGGCTTTGCAAAACCAGAAGATTATAAAATTGCTACTTGGAATTTGCAAGGCAGTTCGGCTATAACCGAAAGCAAATGGAATATAAGCGTACGTCAAATAATTAGCGGTGAAAATCCAGCAGATATATTAGCCGTTCAAGAAGCAGGAAATTTACCTCAAACCGCTCTTCCTACAGGTAGAAGCATAAATCAAGGCGGCACGATCGTAACTGAGCATTTATGGCAGCTAGGCAGTATATCTAGACCGTTCCAAGTCTATATATATTATGCTCAAATCGACACAGGGGCAAATAGAGTAAATTTAGCAATCGTTTCACGCATAAAAGCTGATGAAATCATCATCTTGCCGCCTCCTACGGTAGCTTCTCGTCCGCTCATAGGTATAAGAATAGGAAACGACGTATTTTTCAACATACACGCTCTAGCAAATGGCGGAGTTGATGCTCCGGCGATAATAAATTCAGTATTTGACAGATTTAGAAATATGCCAAATATCACTTGGATGATTTTAGGCGATTTTAACCGCTCACCTGAGAGTTTAAGAGGAACTCTTGGATTAGAAACTCGCGTCAGAGTAACGTTTTTAGCACCTCCGGCGCCTACTCAAAGAAGCGGCGGAACGCTTGACTGGGCTATAGTTGGAAACTCAGCCGGAGATCTTGTCCGAACTACGCTTGTAGCAGTATTGATGCTAGCAAACCTGCGGACTCACCTAGTTTCGGACCATTTTCCGGTAAATTTTAGAAAATTTGGAGATAACTAA
- the rpsJ gene encoding 30S ribosomal protein S10 has product MERIRLKLKAYDHRVLDRTVAAIVEAVKRTGADVRGPVPMPTKIKRYTVLKSPHVNKDSREQFEMRIHARMLDIVAATPDTVDSLTKLDLAPEVNVEVRAMGK; this is encoded by the coding sequence ATGGAAAGAATTAGGCTTAAGCTAAAAGCTTATGACCACAGAGTTCTAGACCGTACAGTTGCAGCTATCGTAGAAGCTGTTAAAAGAACTGGAGCCGACGTAAGAGGTCCAGTGCCAATGCCTACAAAGATTAAACGCTATACAGTGTTAAAATCTCCACATGTTAATAAAGATTCTCGCGAACAGTTCGAGATGAGAATTCATGCTCGTATGCTAGATATCGTAGCAGCTACTCCTGATACAGTTGATAGTTTAACAAAACTTGACTTAGCTCCAGAAGTTAATGTCGAAGTTCGTGCTATGGGCAAGTAA
- a CDS encoding anaerobic ribonucleoside-triphosphate reductase activating protein, whose product MLDKFIYDITPFSVVDYPDELAAIVWFAKCNMRCVYCYNKDIVLGEGKFDMRYLSEFLNSRQNLLSAVVLSGGECTKSLHFSDVLKLAKDLGYKTKVDTNGSSPEIIEENLSLIDFISLDFKAPKAKFEAITASNLYDKFIKTLQTLLKNRVEFECRTTIHADMLNENDISDMVKVLSQNGYDKTYYLQNFFESLNLGNLQKPKTKFDPKLIKSNLNIELRNF is encoded by the coding sequence ATGCTAGACAAATTTATCTACGATATCACGCCTTTTAGCGTTGTTGATTATCCTGATGAACTCGCTGCTATAGTGTGGTTTGCGAAGTGCAATATGCGCTGCGTTTATTGCTACAACAAAGATATAGTTTTGGGTGAGGGCAAGTTTGATATGCGCTATCTAAGCGAGTTTTTAAATTCACGCCAAAACCTTTTAAGTGCGGTAGTTTTAAGTGGCGGGGAATGCACTAAAAGTTTGCATTTTAGTGATGTTTTGAAGCTGGCTAAGGATCTTGGATATAAAACCAAAGTCGATACGAATGGAAGTAGTCCTGAGATTATAGAAGAAAATTTGAGTTTGATCGATTTTATATCACTTGATTTCAAAGCTCCAAAGGCTAAATTTGAAGCTATAACTGCGTCGAATTTATATGATAAATTTATAAAAACGCTTCAAACTTTACTAAAAAACAGAGTTGAATTTGAGTGTAGAACGACTATCCACGCAGATATGCTAAACGAAAACGATATCAGTGATATGGTAAAAGTTTTAAGTCAAAACGGTTATGATAAAACTTACTATCTGCAAAACTTTTTTGAATCCTTAAATTTAGGGAATTTACAAAAACCAAAAACCAAATTCGATCCGAAGTTGATAAAATCAAATTTAAACATAGAACTTAGGAATTTTTGA
- the rplC gene encoding 50S ribosomal protein L3, with product MEYIVEKIGMSRTVSAPSTPVTLLRLVPAKVCELGEGGKAIVAYAYTKADNKAIKGQQKKYGLSSEFNSFATLSVANSEAGDLDVNPLNEAKVLKVSFNTKGRGFQGVIKRHGFSGGPASHGSRFHRRPGSIGNCEWPGRVQPGRKMAGHYGNEKTTVKNEVVSFDSANGILVLKGSVPGFNGAMGRVRIVK from the coding sequence ATGGAATATATTGTAGAAAAAATAGGCATGAGTAGAACTGTTTCAGCTCCTAGTACTCCTGTAACTCTGCTTAGGCTAGTTCCTGCTAAAGTTTGCGAGCTAGGCGAAGGCGGTAAAGCTATAGTGGCTTATGCGTATACAAAAGCAGATAACAAAGCTATAAAAGGTCAGCAAAAAAAATATGGTTTGAGTAGTGAATTTAATTCATTTGCTACTTTAAGCGTTGCAAATAGCGAAGCTGGCGATTTGGACGTAAATCCACTAAATGAAGCAAAAGTTTTAAAAGTAAGTTTTAATACTAAAGGTAGAGGCTTCCAGGGCGTTATAAAAAGACACGGATTCTCAGGCGGTCCAGCAAGTCACGGCTCACGTTTTCACAGACGTCCGGGATCTATAGGAAACTGCGAATGGCCAGGTCGTGTTCAGCCAGGTAGAAAAATGGCAGGGCATTACGGCAATGAGAAAACTACAGTTAAAAATGAAGTAGTGAGCTTTGATAGTGCTAATGGAATTTTGGTTTTAAAAGGTTCAGTACCAGGATTTAACGGTGCTATGGGTAGAGTAAGGATAGTCAAATGA
- a CDS encoding 50S ribosomal protein L23, producing MADITDIKTILYTEKTLGLQEQGVVVIQTSPKMTKNGLKEVLREYFGVTPLRVNSLRMDGKVKRFKGRVGVRNDFKKFYVKLPDGVSLENGEA from the coding sequence ATGGCAGATATAACAGATATCAAAACTATACTTTATACAGAAAAGACTCTTGGCCTTCAAGAACAAGGTGTAGTGGTTATCCAAACTTCACCAAAAATGACTAAAAACGGTCTAAAAGAGGTGCTAAGAGAGTATTTTGGCGTAACGCCGCTTAGAGTAAATTCATTAAGAATGGACGGAAAAGTTAAGCGTTTTAAAGGAAGAGTCGGCGTAAGAAACGACTTCAAAAAATTCTATGTAAAATTACCAGATGGCGTTAGCCTAGAAAATGGGGAGGCGTAA
- a CDS encoding type II secretion system protein, giving the protein MKKAFTMVELAFVIVITGLLASVSIPKLTMSRTDAEVAKIVVDIKNTFDKINSIYISNSSVNKKLNADKNEVDSYLHLRLLIGNDSTLSDFEAIKRGAKEHPWAVECLFYSIDNSTIKFKTMWQQSSISWKKTCNALYLHPTMKEWIQNGIQLGGDSILKNS; this is encoded by the coding sequence ATGAAAAAAGCATTTACGATGGTAGAATTAGCATTTGTTATAGTTATTACCGGCTTATTAGCAAGTGTTAGTATACCAAAACTTACAATGTCAAGAACGGATGCCGAAGTGGCAAAAATAGTAGTCGATATAAAAAATACATTTGATAAAATAAACTCTATCTATATATCAAATAGCTCAGTCAATAAAAAATTAAATGCCGATAAAAACGAAGTTGATAGTTATCTCCATTTAAGATTATTAATAGGAAATGACTCGACATTATCTGATTTTGAGGCGATTAAACGCGGTGCTAAAGAGCACCCTTGGGCAGTTGAATGCTTATTTTATAGTATTGATAATAGCACGATAAAGTTTAAAACCATGTGGCAGCAATCATCTATCTCATGGAAAAAGACCTGCAACGCTCTTTATCTTCACCCTACAATGAAAGAGTGGATACAAAACGGAATTCAATTAGGCGGAGATAGCATCTTAAAAAACAGTTAA
- the cdtC gene encoding cytolethal distending toxin subunit Cf-CdtC yields the protein MKALATIFLFVSISFANENITDAFQIRNANTGIPINIKRFSGQFNYQNWFLNDLGVDSKIKKVDKFSNSFPFGYVQFQVAADVKMCLQIAPSGFLALKNCKQDYDSGEFETIFQIIPTSSGAMQLRSLVLKTNECLGTFENPNVPIEDRVGLVRCVLEFFVDIEPKQLFVFSPPLSEAKVIR from the coding sequence ATGAAAGCTTTAGCAACAATATTTTTATTTGTAAGCATAAGTTTTGCAAACGAAAACATAACCGACGCTTTTCAAATACGCAATGCAAACACCGGAATTCCTATAAATATAAAGCGATTTTCAGGGCAGTTTAATTACCAAAACTGGTTTTTAAATGATTTAGGAGTAGATTCTAAGATAAAAAAAGTAGATAAATTTTCAAATTCTTTTCCTTTTGGATACGTGCAATTTCAAGTAGCAGCCGACGTAAAAATGTGCCTTCAGATCGCTCCTAGCGGATTTTTAGCACTAAAAAACTGCAAGCAAGACTACGATAGCGGAGAGTTTGAGACTATTTTTCAGATCATCCCTACAAGTAGTGGAGCTATGCAGCTACGATCACTAGTTCTAAAAACAAACGAGTGCTTAGGAACATTTGAAAATCCAAACGTGCCGATCGAAGATAGAGTAGGACTAGTACGCTGCGTTTTAGAATTTTTTGTCGACATAGAGCCTAAACAACTTTTTGTATTTTCACCGCCGCTTAGTGAAGCTAAGGTAATTAGATAA
- the nrdD gene encoding anaerobic ribonucleoside-triphosphate reductase → MRKEEILAKFKDKRTKCVVYTRVMGYHRPVESFNLGKQGEHKERIKFLEPTKC, encoded by the coding sequence ATGAGAAAAGAAGAGATACTAGCCAAATTTAAAGATAAACGTACAAAATGCGTGGTTTATACCAGAGTTATGGGCTATCATAGACCAGTTGAGAGCTTTAATCTTGGCAAACAAGGCGAGCATAAAGAGAGGATCAAGTTTTTAGAACCTACTAAATGCTAG
- the cdtA gene encoding cytolethal distending toxin subunit Cf-CdtA, which translates to MTKIIFKHIKNSLILLFCIALFSACSSKTTNVSTQKINPLGSIFGKTDDPDPLNLGDFPTLLTSNFTNPMPTRTPSLLKKVDLPVMNSLTHGPMFSSAFSKPDLNFKQPTISLQGIPPDLFDRTSDFMVIMGANGVVITIWYTSPGNWLWGYSLYESGNLGGYRVWRLILLPNNEVMIVNFNTRTTCINTYKNGVIHSPCNKDNPFQKFTFRPMTNGAVQIYNKATNSCLQTPVNNLFGFDVFGAINLTTKCTDTIDQQWYLLPPPQVGRLFY; encoded by the coding sequence ATGACTAAAATTATTTTCAAGCATATTAAAAATAGTCTTATTTTACTATTTTGTATCGCTCTTTTTAGTGCTTGCTCATCAAAAACGACAAATGTAAGCACTCAAAAAATAAATCCATTAGGAAGCATTTTTGGCAAAACGGATGATCCAGATCCGCTAAATTTAGGCGATTTTCCAACTCTTCTAACATCAAATTTTACAAATCCTATGCCTACTAGAACGCCATCGCTACTTAAAAAAGTGGATTTGCCTGTAATGAACTCATTAACACATGGTCCGATGTTTTCAAGTGCTTTTAGTAAACCGGACTTGAATTTCAAACAACCGACTATCAGTCTACAAGGCATCCCGCCTGATCTATTTGATAGAACAAGCGATTTTATGGTGATAATGGGTGCAAACGGCGTTGTGATCACTATTTGGTACACATCTCCTGGAAACTGGTTATGGGGCTACTCGCTCTATGAAAGCGGCAATTTAGGAGGATATCGTGTTTGGCGTCTAATTTTACTACCAAATAATGAAGTCATGATAGTAAATTTCAACACTCGCACGACTTGCATAAATACTTATAAAAACGGAGTAATTCACTCACCTTGCAATAAAGATAATCCTTTTCAGAAATTTACGTTTCGTCCAATGACAAACGGAGCCGTACAAATTTATAACAAAGCTACTAATTCGTGCTTGCAAACGCCTGTTAATAATCTATTCGGTTTTGACGTTTTTGGGGCGATAAATCTTACGACAAAATGCACTGATACTATCGATCAACAATGGTATTTGCTCCCGCCGCCGCAAGTTGGAAGACTATTTTATTAG
- a CDS encoding ribonucleotide-diphosphate reductase subunit beta: MNRKKIYNPSSNETLNDRKVFGGNPHGILNFTKAKYTWALKLWDLMEANTWFPKEVDTTDDVRDYACNLTTAEKRMYDLVWSQLISMDSFQTNNLADNINPYITAPEINAILARQAYEEANHSKSYAVMVEAICDNTDLIYEMEKYDDVLRKKNDYISSVYEELAGEVTDEKLLLAMVANQILEGVYFYSGFTAIYALARAGKMLGSAQMIRFIQRDEITHLLLFQNMINSVRKERPDLFTSEVEAKIYEMFKKAGDLEIEWGKYITGNQIMGFTDDIIEEYIHYLVDDRLTSIGLKKLYNAKHPIKWVDDFAKFNDQKSNFFESKVTNYSKGSLTFDDF, translated from the coding sequence ATGAATAGAAAAAAAATTTATAATCCAAGCTCAAACGAGACTTTAAACGATAGAAAAGTATTTGGTGGAAATCCGCATGGAATTCTAAACTTCACAAAAGCAAAATACACATGGGCGCTCAAGCTTTGGGATCTTATGGAAGCAAATACCTGGTTTCCAAAAGAGGTCGATACCACCGATGACGTGCGTGACTACGCATGTAATCTCACGACCGCTGAAAAACGCATGTATGACTTAGTTTGGAGCCAACTCATTTCTATGGATAGTTTTCAGACAAACAATCTAGCCGATAACATAAATCCTTATATCACAGCTCCTGAGATAAATGCGATCTTAGCGCGTCAAGCTTACGAAGAGGCAAATCACTCAAAAAGTTACGCCGTAATGGTAGAAGCGATCTGCGATAACACGGATCTGATTTACGAAATGGAAAAATACGACGACGTTTTACGTAAGAAAAACGACTATATCTCAAGCGTATATGAAGAGCTTGCGGGCGAAGTTACGGATGAGAAACTACTTCTTGCTATGGTGGCAAATCAAATTTTAGAAGGCGTGTATTTTTACAGTGGATTTACAGCGATTTACGCACTGGCGCGCGCCGGAAAAATGCTAGGAAGCGCTCAGATGATACGCTTTATCCAAAGAGATGAGATAACTCACTTACTTTTGTTTCAAAACATGATAAACTCAGTGCGCAAAGAGCGTCCAGATCTATTTACAAGCGAAGTCGAAGCTAAAATTTACGAGATGTTCAAAAAAGCCGGAGACCTTGAAATAGAGTGGGGAAAATACATCACTGGAAATCAGATAATGGGCTTTACCGATGATATTATAGAGGAGTACATCCACTATCTCGTTGATGATAGGCTGACTTCTATCGGGCTTAAAAAGCTTTATAACGCAAAACATCCTATAAAGTGGGTTGATGATTTTGCTAAATTTAACGACCAAAAGAGTAATTTCTTTGAAAGTAAAGTTACGAATTATAGTAAAGGAAGCCTTACTTTTGATGATTTCTAG
- a CDS encoding superoxide dismutase, which yields MMELRTLPFNPATNAVVSEETCNYHYGKHHQTYVNNLNNLIKGTDFEGADLFEILTHSEGAIFNNAAQIYNHDFYWDCIAAKTDISDELKTALQSDFADFKSEFLKSATTLFGAGWTWLVYNPNSHKLEIKNTSNAGTPVTEGLIPLLVVDVWEHAYYIDARNARAAYLEKFYENINWDFVSAAYEWAKKESLSSVKFYIDEIYKGSGCCGGHCGCH from the coding sequence ATTATGGAATTAAGAACACTGCCTTTTAATCCGGCTACAAATGCTGTCGTAAGTGAAGAAACCTGTAACTATCATTATGGAAAACATCATCAAACTTACGTAAATAATTTAAACAACCTCATAAAAGGTACGGATTTTGAAGGTGCCGATCTTTTTGAGATTTTAACTCACTCTGAAGGTGCGATTTTCAATAACGCTGCTCAAATTTACAATCATGATTTTTACTGGGATTGTATAGCTGCTAAGACAGATATTAGCGATGAGTTAAAAACTGCTTTGCAGAGTGATTTCGCGGATTTTAAATCTGAGTTTTTAAAGAGCGCTACTACTTTATTCGGTGCCGGATGGACTTGGCTTGTTTATAATCCAAATTCACATAAACTCGAGATAAAAAACACTAGTAACGCAGGAACGCCGGTAACTGAAGGTTTGATCCCACTTTTAGTAGTTGATGTGTGGGAGCATGCATACTATATCGATGCGAGAAATGCAAGAGCTGCTTATTTAGAGAAATTTTATGAAAATATAAATTGGGACTTTGTAAGTGCTGCTTATGAATGGGCTAAAAAAGAGAGTTTAAGCTCGGTTAAATTTTATATAGATGAAATTTATAAAGGTTCGGGCTGTTGCGGTGGACATTGCGGTTGTCATTAA
- a CDS encoding carbon-nitrogen hydrolase family protein, translated as MISSLRSLTLDSLGVVNRASELLNLVKDIKPGELALGSELCVSGYESLGDNFENALIANLKKSLSNGAFFGFTHFSDGFNEFILLNGDKEIYKQKKAILFTPNLEQDKFKAGKVEDINLFELEGVKIGVLICFELRFTELWEKLKGADIILVPSLWGKGRKRHFEILCEALALQNRCYVVACSDKDLKFEAVFKPNGHIAKSSEFEPNSANEFKKSLGLV; from the coding sequence ATGATTTCTAGCCTTAGATCTTTAACTCTTGATTCGCTTGGTGTGGTAAATAGGGCTAGTGAGCTTTTAAATTTAGTAAAAGATATAAAACCGGGCGAATTGGCGTTAGGCAGTGAGCTTTGCGTGAGCGGATATGAAAGTTTGGGTGATAATTTTGAAAACGCTCTAATAGCGAATTTAAAAAAATCGCTTTCTAACGGTGCTTTTTTCGGTTTTACTCATTTTAGTGATGGTTTTAACGAATTTATACTTTTAAATGGCGATAAAGAAATTTATAAACAGAAAAAAGCGATTTTATTTACTCCGAATTTAGAACAAGATAAGTTCAAAGCTGGAAAAGTTGAAGATATAAATTTATTTGAACTTGAGGGCGTTAAAATCGGCGTTTTGATCTGCTTTGAGCTACGTTTTACTGAGCTTTGGGAGAAATTAAAAGGCGCGGATATCATTCTCGTGCCATCGCTTTGGGGAAAAGGACGCAAAAGACATTTTGAAATTTTGTGCGAAGCTTTAGCCTTACAAAATAGATGCTACGTGGTGGCTTGTAGCGATAAAGATCTAAAATTCGAAGCAGTTTTTAAGCCAAATGGTCACATTGCCAAAAGCTCTGAGTTTGAACCAAATTCGGCTAATGAGTTTAAAAAATCTTTAGGACTCGTTTAA
- a CDS encoding protein-L-isoaspartate(D-aspartate) O-methyltransferase yields the protein MDSLERARCQKMADDIADVIELTPMVYKAFCSTPRTDFVPVSINAFKLDAHPIGGNQWISSPLTVAKMTLALEAENCDNILEIGCGSGYQAAILSMLAHRIFSIERIEKLANEAKLKMKKLGFNNVNIRYDDGNVGWKSYAPYDRIILSCACLGVPTRLFEQLKDGGILVAPIKENSKQFIVKFKKNGSNLEKIVLDECEFVPLLDGRE from the coding sequence ATGGATAGTTTAGAGCGTGCCAGATGTCAAAAAATGGCTGATGATATAGCCGATGTTATAGAGCTGACGCCTATGGTTTATAAGGCGTTTTGTAGTACTCCACGTACGGATTTTGTTCCGGTTTCGATCAATGCTTTTAAGTTAGATGCTCATCCGATTGGAGGCAATCAATGGATTAGTTCGCCTCTAACAGTAGCTAAAATGACACTTGCTTTGGAAGCTGAAAATTGCGATAATATACTTGAGATCGGTTGCGGAAGCGGATATCAAGCTGCAATTTTAAGTATGCTTGCTCACAGAATTTTTAGTATTGAGCGTATAGAAAAACTTGCAAATGAAGCTAAGCTAAAGATGAAAAAACTCGGTTTTAATAATGTAAATATAAGATATGACGATGGAAACGTAGGCTGGAAAAGTTACGCTCCATATGATAGAATAATACTTAGCTGCGCTTGTTTAGGTGTTCCGACTAGGCTTTTTGAGCAGTTAAAAGATGGCGGAATTTTAGTAGCTCCTATTAAAGAAAATAGTAAACAATTTATAGTTAAATTTAAAAAAAATGGCTCAAATTTAGAAAAAATAGTTCTTGATGAGTGTGAGTTTGTTCCTTTATTAGATGGTAGAGAGTAG